The DNA window TGTACAGTCGGGTATTCCAGAGTTCGTAGAACCCGACGATGACGTCGACCGGTGCCGCGCCGCTTGCGGCGTGCACCTCGGACAGATCGGCATAAAGCTGCTCCGCCGACACGGCGAGCTCGCGAACGCCGCCTTCGACGAAATACCCCGTCAGCGCGGTTTCGGGTAGAACCAGAACGTCAACCGGCTCAGGACTCCGAGCGAGGTCGCGAAAGAGCTGCCCGACCTGCTCGAGGTTGGCGCGGTAGGCTGCTTTGCGGGGGCGAAACTGTGCGATGGCAAGCCGAAGCATGCTGAAAGGTAGCTGGGAGCCGCGATCGAGGTACCTTTCAGGCATGCCAACTCCACTTGACGCGCTGGCCGGCGTTCCCAATGCCGCGCAGGCGCTTCCGAGACTGACCACCGCCGGTCAGCCGAGTCCGGCACACTTCGAGGCGCTCCGCTCTGCCGGTGGCGCCGTGGTGCTCGACCTGCGCGACCGATCCGAGCCTCGCCCGTTCGACGAGGCAAAGCTGGTGACCGGGCTCGGAATGGCGTACCACAATGTGCCGGTGACTCCGGAGACGATGACCGACAGCACCATGGACGGGATCCTCGACCTGCTGCGAGCCAACCCCGATCGGGAAGTGCTGCTGCACTGCGCCAGCGCCAATCGCGTCGGCGGACCAATGGTTGCCTACCTGATGCTCGACCACGGGTTGTCTGCGGATGAGGCAACCGAGCGTGCCATTCAGCTCGGCCTCCGGAGTCGCGAGGTGCTGGAGTGGGGCCTTGGATACGCCACACCCCGTTTGAGCTGAGGGCTGGGAGAACGGAAAACCGCCGGTGACTGAGAGGTCTCCGGCGGTTGTTGTTTCCGTCTTGCGGTGTGCTCAGCCGCCGCGCGGCCGCCGCGGCGAGGAACTGCTCGAGCCGCGATCGTTACCTCCGCTCCGAGCCGGGGCTGCACTGGGCGGCGGACTCGAGCGCTGTGGCGCCGACTGCGCTCGAGGCGCTTCTTGACGACGCGGTGCCTCCGCCCGCGGCGCTTCGCGTCTCGGCGCGTCCTGGGCCGACGAGCTCGGGCGACCCTCCCCGCGTGGCCGATCGGGCGCGCGCTCGACCCGCGGGCTCTCGGTCCGGGGCTCCGACCGCTCGACTCGGCGGGGACCGTCGGCCCGCGGCTCAGACGGATCGACGCGGCGTGGCGTCTCACTGCGGGGTTCCGACCGCTCGACCCGCGGAGAATCGTCGCGCGGGGCGGCGCGCCGGGCCCGACCTTCCGATTCTGAGGGTCGGCCGGTTTCCCTGCGGTCAGTCAGGTCGACTGACGGCCGACCGCCGGCCCGTTCACGCTCGATAGTCGGAATCGCCGCAGGTGCAGTCGAACGCCGACCCCGCGGACGCGCCGCATCGGGCTGCCGCGGACGCTCGCCGGTGGACGGGCTCGCTGCGGGACGATCGTTCGAAGGACGAGCCTGGGGCCGCGGACGCGACGCATCGCGGGGGCGAGACGGCATTGGCCGCGGATTGCCGACCGAGCTGCCCGGGCGGCTGCCCACCCGCGAGGAAGGCGGGTTACCTTGCCGCACGATGGTGTAGCTGCGCGGCCGGCCGACGACGACCGGGTAGTTGCGCCGCACCGACCCGCCGCCGTAGTAGACCGGGTACCGGTAGCCGTACCGATAGGGATAGCCGTAGTAACCGTAACGGTACGGCGAGTATCCGACCCCGAAGTACCACCCGCCGTAGGGGCGGCAGCCGAACAGGCTGGGCCGATAGTAGGGGTGGCAATAGTAGTCGTCCCAATAAGGATCCCACATATTGGCCACGATGTACCGGCGGGTCACACCGTAGACCTGATATTGCACCACGTCGTAATCGAAGCCGCGATTGCTCGCCATTGACTCGAGCAGGTCGGTGATGTCGGCTTCCGGGTCGCTGGAGCGCTCGGGGATGCTGACGCGGGCATAGTCCCAGTTGCCGGCCTGCTCCAATCCGCCAAAACGGAATGGATCAGCCGACACGGCTGCGTAGACCAGACCGACGCCGTCCCGACCAACCAGGAATGACTCACGGTCGCCGCGCCCGCGGATCTCGTAGCGCCGGCCGCCCCGGACAAAGTTGTCGTCGCCCGGATCGACCGGAAACAGGACCCGCAGGCGACCTTCTGTGTCGTAATTGAAAACGATCAGATACCCGTCGTCCCGGGATTCGACCTGTGCTCGGGCCCGATCTCCTTCGCGGTACTGGCGACCGTTGTCGAGCCAGAGACGGATCGGTCCGTCGCTCGCTGCGAGGTCGGCGGTCCGTTCGATCTGAACGAGTTCGAGCCGAGGACCGGCTGTCGGGTTTAAGGCAAGCGCCAACAACGTCAATGAGATCATGGGACCCTCCCGGAGACAGGTCTCTGGACCTCCAGTTTCGTGCCACGTCGACCATCAACGCAAGTCGTTCACGACAAAAGACTTACCGACATCCAAAAGGAACCGCCCTGTGTCCTCCCCGGGTGACACCTGCTCTCAACGGGCGACACAATCGGGGACACTCCGGGGTCAGACGTTGCGCTGCCAGTACATCCGCATTTCGGAGATCTTGTCTCCGGTCGTTTCACAGAAAACGGCACCGCGAGCCTCGATCCACTCCCCGGTCCGCCGGCGCCGGAACACCACCTTGAACTCGGTCGAAAACCAGGGACCCGCCACATAGACCTCGCCGGAGGTCGCGGTTATCTCGGACTGATTATATGGTACGTCGGCCCAATAGCGCCGGATCCCTTCCGGCGTGGAGAGGGGCTCGGAGAAAGGTGTCTCGAGGAACACGGCGGCCTCAGAGAAGACCGACATGATCAGATTGACGTCGGCCTTGGACCACCCCTTGATGAAGGTGTCGATCAGCTGCCGGCCCAACTGACGGGTATCCGTAGTACTTTCAGATGGCGAAGTCATGCCGGGAAAATAGCGTCTTTACCCCTCGTCGCGCCCTTGGGGCGCCCCACGCCGAGCCATTCATGCCGGACAAGGCAGCAATCCTCGACCACCTTGCGCGTTCCGGTGCGGTGTTTACCAACGCGTTTCGCGCACTCGCGCCAAAGCAGTTCTTTGCCAAGCCCGGGCCGAACCAGTGGTCGATCGCGGAAACCGTCGAGCACGTCACCATCGTCGAACTCGGCTCCGGCAAGCTGATCCGTACCAAGCTCACCGAAAGCGAGGCGGATGCCGCATTGCTGGCACAGGCCGAGGATGGGACGGCGCGGATCGAGGCACGGCTGGGCCCTGAGGGCGGGCCGTTTCAGGCGCCAGAGCGAGTTCTCCCGAAGGGGCGCTGGCAGTCGGCGGAGGAGATGCTCGCGGTCTTCGAAGAGAATCGAGCGGCAACGATCGATTTCATCGAGGGTACTTCGCTTGACCTGACCCGGTATGTTGCCCCGCACCCGCGTTTCGGCCCGATTCACGGCCTCGACTGGGCCTACTTCCTGGCGCTGCACAGTGAGCGGCACGTGCTGCAGATCGAGCGCATCAAGCAGAGCCCGACCTACCCTGCCTAACGGCGGTCGGCGTTCGGGGCCACGAAGGTCTCGAAGAATCCAAGCCCGGAGTCGGCCACTGGCCGGCCCAGCAGGGTGCCGCGCAGGGTGAACTCGCCGCGCATCTGGAGAAAGATGCGCCCACCCGCTTGCGCCGCCGGTGTGGCCTGCGCATGGCGGACGGTAACCGCGACATCGACCGTATCCGTGAGGCGAGCGGCCCGGAAGTTGAATCGCTCGGGGGCCGTGCTCCCTCGAGCTCCGATGATGGTTCGCGCCCCGTGATAATCGATCGCGGCAAAGCGGAGTACCTGGCGAACGCCGAGTGAATCGACCACGGCCATGAAGTAGGGTGACGAGGAGGGCGCGGCGAGCGAGTCGCCGGTCAGGACTCCGCCGTAGACGAAGGTCAGGTCCCGACCGCGCGCCTGGCCCCAGTTCCAAGTCGTTTCGCGCCAGACGCCCCAGTTGTGATCGTGGTAGGCCGCAGCGCGCTCGATCGCGCGACAGACGCCTCCTTCGCAGATGGTGCCGGATGCCAGACCGCGAAGGACGGGCACCACGTAGCCGGACCGGAACCGGTCGCCACGCAGCTCGAGGGGCGGAAAGTAGGCATGCCGCTCGGGTACGATTTCGAGATCGAACCGCACGCCCCCAGCCGCGCCCTGGATCCGATAGGCTCCGTCACGCTGAGTGACGGTATGCGGTCCGATCGCGAGATCGGCCCGGCTGGTGTCGTATCGAATCGCATCCTGCCCGGCGTAGCTCTCGTAGCGCGCCGGCGGCCTTCCTTCGCGGTGCCGAGTGACCAGCAACTGTCCCCCGCCCTTGCCCTGGTAGAGCGGTCCGCCGATCAGGAAGGTGATGTACCACCACTCATCGGGGCTGGGCGCCACATTGAAGTAGTGCCACTCGGCCCAAGTCGAGTCGGCCATCGGGGTGTGAAAGTGGTCGATCTCATCGAGGAGCTGCGACGGCGTTGGCGCTTTGAAACGGCGGTCCGCGTCCGAATCCTCCCAGCGGCCGGCGAGCAGGTTGAGCGCCGACCCGACTGCGGCGGCAGCGCTCGGGATCTCGCCGCCTGCGCGGAGCGGGTGCAACGCCCCGTCTGTCACGAGATAGACCAGCTTCTGTTCGATCAGCGGCGAGGTGGCCGCCACCACGTCGTCGAGTCGTGGTCCGCCGGCGAGCTGGCGATCGAGAAAACGGGCCCGATCGATTCCGAAGAACATGCCGCCCATCGAGCCGGTGCGCAGCCCTTCCAGGTCGATCCCTTCGGGCAGCAGGGTGACCTCGCCGCCCCCGACCAGTCGAACGTCGCGGGATTGAATCAGCATCGCCTCGCCGACCGACAAGAGCACCATCATGACCGCCGCGCCGACGGCGTAGCCGAACAGCAGCAACGCCGCCCGACCCCGCTTGACCACGAGGTGGCGGAAGGCAAGCACCAGAACGGTGCGAAAATCAGCTCTGGTCCATCGATTCATCGGCAACCACGCGTCCATCGCGAAGTCGAACCCGACGCCGAGCGCGGCTGGCGAGGCGTTCGTCATGCGTCACGACGATCAGGGTCCTTCCGTCGGCATGGAGCCGATCGAACAGATCGAGCACCTGGTTGCCGGTTTCGACGTCCAGTTCGCCTGTCGGCTCGTCGGCAAGCAGAAGCGCCGGATCATTCGCGAGCGCGCGCGCCACGGCAACTCGCTGCATCTCGCCACCTGACAGTTGCGTAGCGCGGTGGCCGGCCCTGGCTCCCAGACCGACGTACTCGAGCAGATCCCTTGCTTTGGCGGCGCGCTGGGCCCGCCCGAGCCCGGCTTCGGCCATCGGCAACTCGACATTTTCCTGCGCAGTCAGCACCGGCAGCAGGTGAAACCGCTGAAAGACAAAGCCGATCCGGTGGAGCCGAAGATCGGTGAGCGCCGCATCGGACATCCCGTCGAGCGACCGGCCCAGCAGCTCGAGCGTGCCAGACGTCGGCGTGTCGAGCCCCCCGAGCAGCTGCAACAGGGTCGACTTGCCGCTGCCTGATGGTCCGGTAAACGCCAGGTACTCGCCCTGGTCGACTTGGATCGAGACGCCCCTGAGCGCAGCCACCGACTGCTGGTTGACCATGAAGGTGCGCGTCAGGTCGCGACCTACGACTACGGGAACAGCGGTCATTCCGCCTCCGAGCGAAGCGTCAGGGCAATCGGCGCTCGGGCCGCGAGCCAGGCCGGGTACGCTGCGGCAAGCGTACCTGCCGCGAGAACCGTTGCTCCCGCGCGAATCAGGCTGGCTCGATCGGCCACGAAGAACGAAATCGCGGCCGGGAGGCCGGGAAACGAGGTCAGGATGCTATCGAGATGACGAGCCGTTACGAGTCCGAGTGCCAGCCCGAAGGCCACCCCGATCCCGGTCAGCGCGGCGCCCTCGACGATCACCATGCGAACGATCCGGCTCTGGCGAACCCCGATACCGCGAAGGACCGCAAACTCACCCATGCGCTCACCAACCGTGATCGACAGGATGGTTCCGACCAGCAGCACGGCGACGACGAGGCTGATCGTGGCCAGGATCAGCGACAGCTGCTGGAAGTAGGCCAGTCGGCCGCGGAACTGGGACACCAGCATGGCAATGCTGTTGACTTCGACGTTCGGATGAGATG is part of the Gemmatimonadales bacterium genome and encodes:
- a CDS encoding ABC transporter ATP-binding protein — protein: MTAVPVVVGRDLTRTFMVNQQSVAALRGVSIQVDQGEYLAFTGPSGSGKSTLLQLLGGLDTPTSGTLELLGRSLDGMSDAALTDLRLHRIGFVFQRFHLLPVLTAQENVELPMAEAGLGRAQRAAKARDLLEYVGLGARAGHRATQLSGGEMQRVAVARALANDPALLLADEPTGELDVETGNQVLDLFDRLHADGRTLIVVTHDERLASRARRRVRLRDGRVVADESMDQS
- a CDS encoding nuclear transport factor 2 family protein yields the protein MTSPSESTTDTRQLGRQLIDTFIKGWSKADVNLIMSVFSEAAVFLETPFSEPLSTPEGIRRYWADVPYNQSEITATSGEVYVAGPWFSTEFKVVFRRRRTGEWIEARGAVFCETTGDKISEMRMYWQRNV
- a CDS encoding DUF4384 domain-containing protein; translated protein: MISLTLLALALNPTAGPRLELVQIERTADLAASDGPIRLWLDNGRQYREGDRARAQVESRDDGYLIVFNYDTEGRLRVLFPVDPGDDNFVRGGRRYEIRGRGDRESFLVGRDGVGLVYAAVSADPFRFGGLEQAGNWDYARVSIPERSSDPEADITDLLESMASNRGFDYDVVQYQVYGVTRRYIVANMWDPYWDDYYCHPYYRPSLFGCRPYGGWYFGVGYSPYRYGYYGYPYRYGYRYPVYYGGGSVRRNYPVVVGRPRSYTIVRQGNPPSSRVGSRPGSSVGNPRPMPSRPRDASRPRPQARPSNDRPAASPSTGERPRQPDAARPRGRRSTAPAAIPTIERERAGGRPSVDLTDRRETGRPSESEGRARRAAPRDDSPRVERSEPRSETPRRVDPSEPRADGPRRVERSEPRTESPRVERAPDRPRGEGRPSSSAQDAPRREAPRAEAPRRQEAPRAQSAPQRSSPPPSAAPARSGGNDRGSSSSSPRRPRGG
- a CDS encoding DinB family protein; this translates as MPDKAAILDHLARSGAVFTNAFRALAPKQFFAKPGPNQWSIAETVEHVTIVELGSGKLIRTKLTESEADAALLAQAEDGTARIEARLGPEGGPFQAPERVLPKGRWQSAEEMLAVFEENRAATIDFIEGTSLDLTRYVAPHPRFGPIHGLDWAYFLALHSERHVLQIERIKQSPTYPA